A genomic segment from Luteibacter aegosomatis encodes:
- a CDS encoding SGNH/GDSL hydrolase family protein, translating into MKPIARLALLAAVACAPANAQFFPPIDIEFGAFPVKAKLRCWYRSPQPGNPLATAYLNAEGFQLDGYWADLSPSLTSNLFYTKQAPDEMRQACERTLANHGVTGVPVQWNAAATDLSYNHQVWHESRLSPDAPVDRIVAFGDSLSDTGNIYNDLQWKFPVAHSWFLGRFSNGPVWTEYFAQMAGKPLNNWAIGGSETRDSNVFINGLDTQIASFRKYMSLARGYEPSRTVFTVLAGANDFMNDRRPEIRTVTDASDRLEAALEELVGLGASKIVLVNLPDISRTPAFRDDAQEALVIRAKVRLYNDSLIHIAKRIRNVKGVDIRLVDLSSLFDRLLANPGEFGIADTTHSCLDMPHDRKTDYLFGPAMTSDCDPQRYVFWDRVHPTTRVHRMIAETVFSTVAEAWKLGQR; encoded by the coding sequence ATGAAGCCCATCGCCCGTCTGGCGTTGCTGGCGGCGGTCGCCTGCGCGCCTGCCAACGCCCAGTTCTTCCCACCGATCGACATCGAGTTCGGTGCGTTTCCCGTCAAGGCAAAACTGCGCTGCTGGTATCGATCGCCTCAACCCGGCAACCCCTTGGCAACGGCCTACCTCAACGCCGAAGGTTTCCAGCTCGACGGCTACTGGGCCGACCTCAGCCCCAGCCTCACGTCGAACCTTTTCTACACGAAGCAAGCCCCGGACGAGATGCGCCAAGCCTGCGAACGCACGCTGGCGAACCATGGCGTGACCGGCGTGCCGGTTCAATGGAATGCCGCCGCGACCGATCTCAGCTACAACCACCAGGTGTGGCACGAGAGTCGCCTCTCGCCGGATGCGCCGGTGGATCGCATCGTCGCCTTCGGCGACAGCCTGAGCGACACGGGCAACATCTACAACGACTTGCAGTGGAAGTTCCCGGTAGCCCATTCGTGGTTCCTCGGCCGTTTCAGCAATGGACCGGTATGGACCGAGTACTTCGCCCAGATGGCGGGAAAGCCCCTGAACAACTGGGCCATCGGCGGCTCGGAAACACGGGACTCGAACGTGTTCATCAATGGGCTCGACACGCAGATCGCGTCGTTCCGCAAGTACATGTCGCTGGCGCGGGGTTATGAGCCATCCCGTACCGTTTTCACGGTGCTGGCCGGCGCGAACGATTTCATGAACGACCGTCGGCCCGAAATCAGGACGGTGACGGACGCATCGGATCGGCTGGAAGCCGCGCTCGAAGAACTGGTCGGCCTCGGCGCGAGCAAGATCGTGCTCGTCAACCTGCCCGATATTTCACGCACGCCGGCGTTTCGCGACGACGCGCAAGAGGCCCTCGTGATAAGGGCCAAGGTGCGCCTGTACAACGACAGCCTCATCCACATCGCGAAACGGATACGCAACGTGAAGGGGGTCGACATACGTCTCGTCGACCTGTCCAGCCTGTTCGACCGGCTCCTGGCGAACCCGGGTGAGTTCGGCATCGCGGACACCACGCATTCGTGCCTGGACATGCCCCATGACAGGAAAACCGACTACCTGTTCGGGCCCGCCATGACGTCGGATTGCGACCCGCAGCGCTACGTGTTCTGGGACCGCGTGCACCCCACCACGCGGGTGCACCGGATGATCGCCGAGACGGTGTTCTCCACGGTGGCGGAAGCCTGGAAACTCGGCCAGCGCTGA
- a CDS encoding aldo/keto reductase encodes MKLRQLGRSPLQVAPLAFGGNVFGWSVDEARSFDLLDAFVDEGFNLIDTADVYEAWVPGNEGGESETIIGNWLKASGKRDKVLIATKVGKWARYPGLSPTNIKEAVDDSLRRLKTDYIDLYQSHEDDPKVPLEETLRAFDDLVTSGKVRAIGASNYASTRLADALETSRDKGLSRYESLQPEYNLMDRQGFEASLQPLCVEKNVGVITYYSLASGFLSGKYRSEADLDKSKARGGRVKSYLGERGMRVLGALDEVAGRHDATPAQVALAWLMKRPAVTAVIASATTVDQLHDIARAASVALGEDDVAMLDAASA; translated from the coding sequence ATGAAGCTTCGGCAGCTCGGTCGCTCGCCGCTCCAGGTCGCCCCGCTCGCCTTCGGCGGCAACGTATTCGGCTGGAGCGTCGACGAGGCACGATCCTTCGACCTCCTCGACGCTTTCGTCGACGAGGGCTTCAACCTCATCGACACCGCGGACGTCTACGAAGCCTGGGTGCCCGGCAACGAAGGCGGCGAGTCGGAGACCATCATCGGCAACTGGCTGAAGGCGTCCGGCAAGCGCGACAAGGTGCTCATCGCCACCAAGGTCGGCAAGTGGGCGCGCTACCCGGGGCTTTCGCCGACCAACATCAAGGAGGCGGTGGACGATTCCCTTCGCCGCCTGAAGACGGATTACATCGACCTCTACCAGTCGCACGAAGACGATCCGAAGGTGCCGCTGGAGGAAACCCTGCGCGCGTTCGACGACCTCGTCACCTCGGGCAAGGTCCGCGCGATCGGCGCATCGAACTACGCTTCCACCCGTCTTGCCGATGCGCTCGAAACCAGCAGGGACAAGGGCCTGAGTCGCTACGAATCGTTGCAACCCGAGTACAACCTCATGGACCGCCAGGGCTTCGAGGCATCGCTGCAACCGTTGTGCGTGGAGAAGAACGTCGGCGTCATCACCTACTACTCGCTCGCCAGCGGCTTCCTGAGCGGCAAGTACCGGAGCGAAGCCGACCTGGACAAGAGCAAGGCACGTGGCGGCCGGGTGAAAAGCTATCTCGGCGAGCGGGGCATGCGCGTGCTCGGCGCGCTCGACGAAGTCGCCGGACGGCACGATGCCACGCCCGCGCAGGTCGCGCTCGCATGGCTGATGAAACGTCCCGCCGTGACGGCGGTCATCGCCAGCGCGACGACGGTGGACCAGCTTCACGATATCGCCCGTGCGGCATCCGTCGCGCTGGGCGAGGACGATGTCGCGATGCTCGATGCGGCCAGCGCCTAG
- a CDS encoding SGNH/GDSL hydrolase family protein has protein sequence MRRFIRFSTLARTVFGAAALFHGTGALGSETTTGLRCHYRLRDDPSGAATTFAMPNYKVKGYWRSSSILPSRSLFFTDDRPQNLLDACRRYLATLSQVGEFVGMTAATSSQSYNYEFWYNGDLKPGAPIERIVSFGDSLSDTGNMHNESQWQLPSGAWYAGRFSNGPVWVEHLARRNGLTLHNWAIGGAQTRDVYFGLIHGVDRQVDGFFNYMQSARDYDISRTLFTFLAAGNDFVNDTKTAPEILEQQEKTLRKLAERGARKILLVNLPDVSVAPVFRMGRTDGAAVLGKVEYYNAHLGEMARRVAAMTGAEIRVVDVRSSFDEVMAHPERYGFTNATRSCLRIDADSSLNYLRKPPLRAGCSPADYVFWDSLHPTTRMHELMAGWAVASAPPSWGLH, from the coding sequence ATGCGCCGCTTCATCCGTTTTTCGACACTGGCCCGCACCGTGTTCGGTGCCGCCGCCCTGTTCCACGGCACGGGTGCCCTGGGCAGCGAGACCACCACCGGCCTGCGTTGCCACTATCGCCTGCGCGACGACCCTTCCGGCGCGGCCACCACGTTCGCGATGCCGAACTACAAGGTCAAGGGCTATTGGCGCAGCTCCAGCATCCTGCCTTCGCGCAGCCTGTTCTTCACCGACGACCGCCCGCAGAACCTCCTCGACGCATGCCGGCGCTACCTCGCCACGTTGTCGCAGGTCGGCGAATTCGTCGGCATGACCGCCGCCACCTCGTCGCAGAGCTACAACTACGAGTTCTGGTACAACGGCGACCTCAAGCCCGGGGCTCCCATCGAGCGCATCGTCTCGTTCGGCGACAGCCTCTCCGACACGGGCAACATGCACAACGAGTCGCAGTGGCAACTCCCCAGCGGCGCCTGGTACGCGGGCCGATTCAGCAATGGCCCCGTCTGGGTGGAACACCTCGCCCGTCGCAATGGCCTCACCCTCCACAACTGGGCCATCGGCGGTGCGCAGACCCGGGACGTCTATTTTGGATTGATCCATGGCGTCGACAGGCAGGTGGACGGCTTTTTCAACTACATGCAGTCGGCCAGGGACTACGACATCTCGCGCACCCTGTTCACCTTCCTCGCGGCGGGCAACGATTTCGTCAATGACACGAAGACGGCCCCCGAGATCCTCGAACAGCAGGAAAAGACCTTGCGTAAACTGGCCGAGCGAGGCGCACGCAAGATCCTCCTCGTCAATCTCCCCGACGTCTCCGTCGCACCGGTCTTCCGCATGGGGCGTACCGATGGAGCCGCCGTACTGGGCAAGGTGGAGTACTACAACGCGCATCTGGGCGAGATGGCGCGTCGGGTGGCGGCAATGACCGGTGCGGAGATCCGGGTGGTGGACGTACGCTCGTCGTTCGATGAGGTGATGGCTCATCCGGAGCGATACGGTTTCACCAACGCCACCCGGTCGTGCCTGCGGATCGATGCGGACAGCTCCCTCAACTACCTGCGCAAACCGCCCCTGCGCGCCGGATGCTCTCCGGCCGACTACGTGTTCTGGGACAGCCTGCATCCGACCACGCGCATGCATGAACTCATGGCCGGCTGGGCCGTGGCATCGGCACCTCCATCGTGGGGTCTGCACTGA